Proteins from one bacterium genomic window:
- a CDS encoding ABC transporter ATP-binding protein, whose translation MVSAQAIQDVYLDIRQLSKVYPGNRGLLGASFSVAQGELIAIVGHNGAGKSTLLKLLANWLNPDGGHVSVQGVNLRDRLALIRMIGFVPESPNLHDAFSVDYNLMLFARLFVVPASRVEDTLREFKLIPFRRSPVRTLSKGLKQRVSIGRSLLADPPILLLDEPTSALDFETTKDIYRLIHRIHALGKTILFTSHRPEEIKSLATRILVLHEGVVAFDGAPDAYFQSAFYQTLYV comes from the coding sequence ATGGTATCCGCCCAAGCAATACAAGACGTGTATTTGGATATCCGTCAGCTCTCGAAAGTCTACCCCGGTAATCGGGGGTTGCTGGGGGCGAGTTTCAGTGTGGCACAGGGTGAGTTGATAGCGATTGTCGGGCATAACGGAGCTGGTAAATCGACTTTGCTCAAGCTTTTGGCAAACTGGCTGAATCCGGATGGGGGGCATGTTTCGGTGCAAGGCGTCAATCTCCGGGATCGACTTGCACTTATCCGGATGATTGGATTTGTCCCTGAGAGTCCCAATCTTCATGACGCCTTTTCGGTTGATTACAATCTAATGCTCTTTGCCCGTCTTTTCGTGGTGCCGGCTTCACGTGTTGAAGACACCCTGCGGGAATTTAAGCTCATACCCTTTCGCCGTAGTCCTGTGCGGACTTTGTCGAAGGGCCTGAAACAGCGGGTCAGCATCGGCCGTTCACTTCTGGCGGATCCGCCCATTTTGCTTCTGGATGAACCCACCTCCGCGCTGGATTTTGAAACGACCAAGGATATCTATCGTCTGATCCACCGTATTCACGCACTGGGGAAGACGATCCTTTTTACATCGCACCGCCCGGAGGAAATCAAATCCCTTGCCACGCGCATTCTTGTTCTGCACGAGGGGGTTGTCGCCTTCGATGGAGCCCCCGACGCGTATTTTCAATCCGCCTTTTACCAGACGTTATACGTATGA